A region of the Oncorhynchus gorbuscha isolate QuinsamMale2020 ecotype Even-year linkage group LG02, OgorEven_v1.0, whole genome shotgun sequence genome:
GAAGACCTCTACTGTAGAGTATTTGTTGATATATCTACTAGTTTTACTGGTCAATGTCTATTACGTAACACTAAAAAAGTTAAGTCATATTGACTAAGTGATTTTTCAGAAAACCTCCCCAAAACAAGCTGGACCTCAGTTGACATATGTATTGACTTGGAAGCAGAACTGGTTTCTATCTACGGGCTCTTCTCTGTATTCGTGGTTGATTTGCTATATCATTGTGTTGTGTTTCTGAATAGACCTGTGACCATTTCTTTGTGTGTAGTTGTGCAATACACACCATGCGACCCATGACATCCCATTGTGTCTAAACAAGTCCCTGAGTGACCTGCAGCTGGACTATCTGGACCTGTATCTGATACACTTCCCTGTAGGACTGAAGGTGGGCTTAAAGTTCACACTGACACTGGCACAAATAGTCACATGAATGATACAGGGACTAATGGACTCTTCTGATACAGTTCTTGACATTTCAACAACAAATCTCGGTTTACTTTCACATAcagagcatttggaaagtattcagatcccttccctttttccacattttgttatgttgcagccttattctaaaattgatacaaATATATTTTCCCGCTCATCAATcgaaacacaataccccatactcacaaagcgaaaacaggttattttttattttttgcaaatgtattaaaaataaaaaacagaaaaaccttatttacataagtattcagaccctttgatatgagactcgaaattgagctcagctgcatcctgtttccattgaccattcttaagatgtttctacaacttcattggcgtccaactgtggtaaattcaattgattggacatgatttggaaaggcacaaacctgtctatataagatcccacagttgacagtgcatgtcagagcaaaaaccaaaccatgaggtcgaagggattgtccatagagctctgagaaaggattgtgttgaggcacagatctggggaagggtaccaaaacatttctgcagcattgaaggtccccaagaacacagtggcctccatcattcttaaatggaagaagttttgaaccaaactgagcaattaggGTGAcagcgaggtgaccaagaacctgttcactctgaaagagctccatagttcctctgtggagatgggagaaccttccatgaggaaaaccatctctgcagcactccaccaatgaagtctttatggtagagtggtcagatggaagcctcagtaaaagtcacatgacagccagcttggagtttgccaaaaggcacctaaaggactctcagacaatgagaaaaaggattctctggtctgatgaaaccaatattgaactctttggcctgaatgccaagcgtcacatctggaggaaacatggcaccacccctacagtgaagcatggttgtggcagcatcaagctgtggggatgtttttcagcggcagggactggaagacttgtcaggattgagggaaagataaacggagtaaaatacagagagatccttgatgaaaacctgctccagggcactcaggacctcagactggtgtagattcacattccaacaggacaacaaccctaagcacacagccaagtaaacgcaggagtggcttcaggacaagtctctgaatgtccttgagtggcccagccagagcccggacttgaacccaatcgaacatccctggagagacctgaaaatagcagtgcagtgacactccccatccaacctgacagagcttgaaacgatctgcagagaagaataggagaaactccccaaatacaggcgtatcaaccttgtagcgtcaaacccaaaaagactcaaggctgtaatcgctgccaaaggtgcttcaacaaagtactgagtaaagggtctgattacttatgtaaatgtgaaatttcagtttttttagttttatacatttgctaaaatgtctaaaaacctgtttttgctttgtcattatggggtattgtgtgtagattgatgagggggaaaaaaacaattgaatccattttagaataaggccgtaacgtaacaaaatgtggagaaagtcaaggggtctgaatactttccgaatgcactgtatcttttTCATTCCTTCCAGAAAGTGGATGATGAGCTCTTCCCTATGAGAgatggagaaatgctcaccacTGACATTGACTATCTGGACGTGTGGAAGGTTAAAACACTATcatctcctcttcatcaacatcATTATACTGTCTCCTAACAACaaaattatttgtattttttcgtGGTCTATTTTTGGTATCTTGAAGTGTGGTGTATAACTGTGCCTGTGGTGTAATGTTTGCTATGTGATGTAGGGGATGGAGGCCTTGCAGGCCTCAGGGAAAGTGAAGAGCATTGGCGTTTCCAACTTCAACGTCCTCCAGCTGGAGAGACTGCTCTCTGTGGCCAAGGTTCCCCCTGCAGTCAACCAGGTTCTTCAAGGCTTTACACTGCAATTTTAGCTATTCCAAATACACTATTATGAAACGCTGAGTACCTCACAAACCACAGGAGGctactgaggggaggacagctcataataatggctggaatggagttcaTGGAATGTGTTTGATGAAttcgataccattccattcatttCATTCCAGCCAGTACTATGAGCCCGTACTCCCCAATTaatgtgccaccaacctcctgtgtcacAAAGCTATTTCACCACCTTTAACCAGCTCAACCAGTGCAATACACAGTTAACTGTGTTTATGCATGGACACTACATGTGCAAACGGGTGTGTTTACCATTCTGAAAGAGTGTGTGGGTGTCGCTACTGGGTCAGAGGGTAGTAGACAAGAATGGATAACAGCCGAAAGAGTGTTCTTACAACTCTGTaatctcattatctctctccctccgctcctgCAGGTGGAGCTGCATCCCTACCTGGTCCAGTCTGACCTGGTGGATTTCTGCAAGTCTCGCAACATCACCCTCACTGCCTACAGCCCCTTAGGTTCCCCTGGAAGACCCAAAGAATTGTGAGTCCTCCTGACAATAACATGTAGACATTAGCGACTGGACTATGATCCTGCACTATATTGCTCTGTTCTGCACTATTGACCCCACGGTTGGCCGAGTAAACATCCCTCCGTATGTTCCAAAAGTTGACTGTGTCAatacttcctacagtcactgtgGAGACACTGATCCTGAGAAGCTGCTGGAAGACCCTGTGGTAGGAGACGTGGCTAAGAAGCACCGACGGAGCCCTGCTCAGGTTAGACTAGATAGTTCAGTAGAAACAcacatctagtgtgtgtgtgtgcatctgggCTCTGCATCTaaggactatgtgtgtgtgtttcaggtacTGCTGAGGTACCATGTGCAGCAGGGTATTGCAGTGATCCCCAAAAGTGTGAAACCCAATCACATTCTGGAAAACACTAAGGTgaactctctctctgacccaaTATAGATTATATTTACTCGTTTGTACTACATGTAGCTCTTGCTCAATCATACCATGAGTTCATATCAAGTTCAGTTTGAGCAATATGACTTTGACTGATATAGTATTCAGTCTTAGGGCTAGTTTGATCAATGTCAGATCAATGTCTTGATTTACACATTTAGTTATTAACTGAACTTTCACATACATTACTCACTAACATAAATCAAATGTGTCAATGGTACAATAAACACTCAAAAAGAAAGTGTGTTGCCTGCAGATCTTTGACTTCTCTCTGACTGAAGAGGACATGTCGGCACTGAGAGGACTGAATAGAGGCTGGAAGAGCTGCATCATCGACTCGTAAGACAGGTTCAACGCTTCCTTAATCAAATACTTAATACATCAATAATACCATGTAGAGAACAACTGCTCCTACCCTGACATGTTTCTGTTCTTCAGCTTGAAGTCTCATCCATACTACCCCTTTGAATGAGAGTCCCTGGGGATCAGAAACAAGAGACAGAGAAGTCACTTGGGAGAATACGATAACTGTTTCTCAACCTGAGAACAAGGCCAGATTACTATCCACCTCCTCAACATTGGCCTGCAAATGGTCTTCAATCAGTGTTTATTGTTTACCTGTAATGTGAAATTGTGATGATAAATAGAAATGTGGCGCTGAAGGTATGGATGGATGCTATTGTTTTTTTGTTGACATGATTTGAATAAATATACAGTATGCCCTCTGTGCCAACACTGTGCCAACACATTTTTTCTTATCATCATAACTCAAACAAAACGTTTAGTTTAAAACACATATACTGAACCAAATTATAAACACAAagtggcagcaggtagcctagtggctcgaatccccgagctaacaaggtacaaatatgttgttctgctcctgaacaaggcaattaacccactaggccgtcatggaaaataagaatttgttcttaactgacttgcctagttaaataaaggtaaaatcatttttaaaaagtgTTGGTCTGAAGctgattacacaggtgcacttatCCTTCCTCGACCAGCATCAtttttatagaatttggcagtacatccaactggcctcacaactgcagaccacgtgtaactacaccagcccaggacccccacatccagcttcttcacctgcgggagcatctaaggagggggaagggggtgctgaggagtatttttgCCTGTCATAAAgccctttgtggggaaaaactcattctgattagctgggcctggctccccagtgggtggacctggctcccaagtgggtgggcctatgccctcctaggctcacccatggctgtgcccctgccaatcatttgaaatccatagattagggcctaatgaatttatttcaatttacttaactcagtaaaatccttgaaattgttacatgtgcatttacatttttgttcagtatagattatGCTTCAATTGTAATATGAAGCACATCAAAGTAAAACTTTTTCACATAGTCCCCAATGTTAAGCATGTTGGAAGTCTTCACAAATTAGCTGAAACAGAACTAGTCCCTTTGTGAGGTTTTGTGCTTTTAGAGATAATGTGATATGATATAGGTAGTTCTGTCATCCACTGTGTTCCATTGACAGCTACACAGCTCTTTTCCCCTGCCTGTAATGTTTTTGGAAAGGTCTGGGTCCTGCACCCACTGGCATTTTCAGGGTCAAACCCCTGTGTGACCTGTGAGAAAACCATGCTCTCCCAGCTGTAGCCCCCCAGCACGTAGATTGTCTcgttcatcccccctcctctcccctgtaactattccccagcacgttgctgtaaatgagaatgtgttctcagtcaacttacctggtaaaataagggtaaaatatatattttgttaaaGATCTTACCCCCACAGACCGCCTCACTGTTAGGCTGGAGGAGGGGGGCTATACAGATCCATTGTTCACTCTGGGGGTCAAAGGCCTCCACCACCAGGATGTTAAAGCACTCAATGCTCTCCTCGTGGTCATTCCTCCCCCGATTACATAGATAAGGTGGTGAAGTGACATCATGCAGTGCCACCCCCGTGCAGATGACATGGCCTGGCGCTCCACCCCGACGTCTCCTCCTCTGGGGTCATAGCTAAAAAATGACTCGCCGGTACGGCCCGATCTGGTATATATGGCCGCCTGAGATGTAGACCAATCCTTTATGAGATGTGCCTGCATTGTCATAGGTGAATCTGCAGATAAATGGAGTAGAGAGGGACAAGTGAGAGAAAGGACTTTGATGTGAGTTGTGCCAGCCTGCCAGGCAAAGAGGCACAATAGTTATAGTGTATTGGGAACCGTTACAACAGTTCCCCTTAGGCAGAGTGTTGTTCTCCTTACTCTGTTTTCTTGCTGCTTAACAGGGGGAAGTAATGTCAGAGACAGGAGTACAGGTGACGCTTTGGGAGACCATTGAGGAGTAGTGTGACTGTGAATCAGGGTGAGTTGAATTCTCCCCTGGGCAGTCCTGCTACATATGTACAGCAGTCGTCTGTAGGGGTGTAAATCTCCACTGACAACAGAGCCCGTTATTATTACGCCCTCCAacagcaatcaaatcaaatcaaatgtatttatatagcccttcgtacatcagctgatatctcaatgtgctgtacagaaacccagcctaaaaccccaaacagcaagcaatgcaggtgtagaagcacaatcAAACACTCCCCAATGGCTCCCAGGTAGAAATCCACACATCACTGGTTCATTGGGGCACTCTAGAGAAGAGATTAAACATAATTGGAGTCATTTTGGAAATGTTAGATTGGGTTGCAGTGTAAGAGCAGAGCTTTACCTTGATCAACTGGTTGTCTCTGGGTTTGTAGCAGTACAGCAGGTTCCTGGCAGCATCACCTCCATTAACTTGTGATGAGTTGCATGATGAAATCCCCCAGTACTGTGACATGGTGGTGGCTCCTCTGGGCTGGGATCTGGATCTCCACCATCCACCCACTAGAGTCTAAATCTAGCCAGCGAACATCTGCAATCAGCTCCTCCCCCATGCTCTGACACCTCCCCACCCACAAGTAGGAactgctcctcccctccctgccaCCTGTCTGCAAAACTGGTTAGGCACTGGCCCTTGTGTGGTAGTCCAGAGCCTCCTCCACCAGCACCTCACAGCTGGCCTCCAGGGGCAGCAGAGCCCATACAGCAGGGAGGACGCGGATGTGGGAGAGGAGCTGGCAGGCATGTTCAGGGCGGTCTGGAGTGTGGCTCAGCCAATGGAGAGAAGCCTGGAGAAGAGCCTGCTCATTCTCATGCTGGACCTGCCTGCTGGCCAGGTAGGAGCTTGGGCAGCCAGACATCACTCAGGAAGcctggggtgaaggagagggtggCGAAGCGTTCCAGGATGAAGTGGTCGATGTAGGCATCTAGTCTCTCCAGGCTGTAGAGCAGAGCCAGCTCCTGCAGTCACAGGTACTTGTCCTCACTCACCTCTTTCTCCAGGTACTGGCAGCAGAAGTCCACTGCCCTCTACACCTGCAGCAGGTGGTCCGTCTCCAGAACACGGTCAATGTTTCCTCCGTCCAGCAGCAGATCCCCACTGTAGAGGAAGTCCACCACAGCCTAAAGGAGGCCCCCACCAGCTCCACCTCTGCCTGTCGCTCCTCCCTCATTCGCAGGGTGAATATAGCCTGGAAGGAAGGGCTTGAGACGGCCAGTAGAGCACAGTGGGCTGGGATACGCTGCTCATCAGCCACCAGCACCACAAATCACAGCTGCCCGTGCTGACGCTGCTCATTCAGACCCTGCAGGAGGAAGTCTGCTTGCTCCGCCCAACAGTAGACCTGAGACATATAGCAACAGATAATATGACATTAAAAGTGATAGTTGAAGTAAGTTAGTCAGGTAAGACAAAACGAATACTGTAGCTAGATAGGTCACATCATGCTACTAACTTTGGATGACTCACTTATCCGTTGAGGCTGTGAAGCACGGCTTTGTCTTCCATCATCCATTGTGTGCTCTTAATCCAACACAATCTAAAGGACAGTGACATTTGTATGATAGAATTCAGAGAAATCATAAGTGGGCTATTAGCCCATGGTTCTCAGTTCCATTCCATTACACATAAGTCACTGGACAAAGGCGTCTTCTGTACGGGTAAGTATTATTACGAGCCCCGACGCTCAGTCTGAACATTAACACGCATCACTTCCGGTACGGTTTTGGAAGCATAACGACCTTCCCTTTCACATcagcgagagagaaaaaaaaaactaaagGTTAAATTAATGCACACCTTTatacggttagggttagtgttcccacaaGGCCATATATCCATGTTACATAACGTTTACAGAAGACAGAGggaccacctgtgctaattagctatccagcatgctctgaacacctgtgtgtaatggAAGAAGGCCGCCAGAAACatgttgtcactgaaaaatatTGTCGGCTGCAAAACAGGTTAAAACAGTATACAGTAAGTGTATATTTTTGcatttcaattttttttatttggaTGGGATACGAAAGTAAAGggctttatgtttctagaaccatATCGCAATTGAGAATCAATTCATGTTTAGATGGAGCATTTGGCTGTTTTGGCTGCCAGAGTAAGTCTACCTCTGAAAATAACAGAAGGTCCGTGGACCTTAATTAAGGAGTAACCATAGGCTCCTTAAGAGTACATCTTGGGCTAGTGAGCTACATCATTTCAGCGGtgaaagtacttaagtaaaaaaactTTAAAGTACcacttaagtagttttggggggtatctgggCCCAGTTGCATAAAACATCTTAAGTGTTTACCTTAAGGAATGAATGTCCCTTACCTAAGAGAATTGTGTTTAAGGCCGTTACATAGAGCCTATCAAATGTTTCCTTAGGTAAGGTCATACTTAAAGATGTTTTATGGTAGTTTGAAGGCATGTATGGCAGAAAGAGTATATAGTTACCATGGAGACGGCCTGATTCACTGACTAAACTTCTCATCAAAGAGATTGCTTTTATTTTGGGAGATAGCAAGATAGAACTCATACAATCAAGACAGATAATCAAATTGCTTCAGAAGATAATAATCCACATTTATTGGACTTACTTTTTTCTCAACTTGTTTATTTTACTGTCTAGTTAAATTAAGCTAGCTTACAGAGTAGCTATAGCTAACTAGCCAGATGGCTTTGTAGCCATAGATTGTGCACCTTCCGTTgtttagctaagtagctagctggtTGATGTGTTCCTTTTGTAGCTAACCAGAGCAGATGAAAGCAACATTCATCTCCACAaatgctgtttacattgatatccatactgaatgaaGCAGTTAAGGGACCTCATTGGCACCCTTAACTTGTTCACTTCATTTAAGGGGGAAATTCACCTTCAAATGTTTTGTGCAACTGACTTAAAGTTAAGGAAACTAAGGGGAAAGATAAGGGGGAAAATAACTTAAGATGTTTTATGCAACCTGGccctgtactttactatttatatgtttgacaacttttactttactacattcctaaagtgtcatgtttgtcatttattatcatgtcttgtccctgtgctccccatgctattcgtttccctctgctggtcttatttggttctttccctccttctatccctctctctccccctccctctctcactctctcgctctctcttctctctatcgttccgttcctgctcccagctgttcctattcccctaatcatcatttagtcttcccacacctgttcccgatcctttcccctgattagagtccctatttattcctttgtgatccgttcctgtcccgtcggttccttgttttgtattcaccatgctgtgattgtgtttcgccctgtcctgtcgtgttttttgccttcatcagatgctgcgtgtgagcaggtggctctatcaactacggcctgcgcctacccacgacctgcagtctgtggccgcttctctagttattcccctctacagactagaggatttttgttattccctgtttggatttaaataaactctgtttctgttaagtcgcttttgggtcctctttcacctgcatgacataaaggaaatcatgtactttttattccatacattttccctgagaTGGGTTCAATTTTGAATGCCTAGCAAGACAGGAAATtcatccaattcacacacttaccaAGTGAACAATCCTGATCATCCATACTGCCTCGTTTCTGtccaactcactaaacacaaatgtatCGTTTGTTaattgtctgagtgttggagtgtgctctTGGTGATCTgtaattttaaaaataaaattatGCTGTCTGGTTTGCCTAATATAAGCAATTTGAAATTATTGATAGTTTTTCTTTTGAAGATAAGTATATTTTTTCAATTACTTTTATTTTTGATGTAtgtttcaaaccaaatacttgtCGACTTAATTAAGTAGTATTTTGCTGGctaactttcacttttacttaaaTAATTTtcaattaaggtatctttacttttactcaagtatgatgtttgggtactttttccaccactgcataaCTTGGACTAGAGCTGAACTGAAAATTTGACAATGACATCATGCCACAATGTATCACCTCACTTTGACCTCTCAGGGGGGGCACTGGAAGATTATATTGGCTTCTTGTTACATTGTAGCAGCTATTCAACAGTAACTTTGAGATCTAGCAACGATCTACATGAGGCGCTTTTATGTTCAACAGCGATATTGATTGTGTGAGAATAAAACCACAGattttgaatttaccacagcattttttgtaatatttttaaatttctttaacctttttttaactaggcaagtcagttcagaacaaattcttatttacaatgacgacctaccaaaaggcaaaaggcctcctgtgggggcCGGGGCTgtgattaaaaatacaaatataggacaaaacacacatcacgacaagagagaccacaacactacgtaaagcgagacctaagacaacaacatagcatggcagcaacaccacatgacaacaacatggaagcaacacaacatggcagcagcacacggtagcagcacaaaacatggtacaaacattattgggcactggcaacagcacaaaggcaagaaggtagaaacaacaatacatcacgtgaagcagccacaactgtcagtaagagtgtccatgattgagtctttgaatgataAAACTGtctagtttgagtgtttgttgcagctcgttccagtcactagcttcaacaaactgaaaagaggagcgacccaggaatgtgtgtgctttggggacctttaacagaatgtgactggcagaatgggtgttgtatgtggaggatgagggctgcaataGTTATTttagataggggggagtgaggcctaagagggttttataaataagcatcaaccggTGGATAttgcgatgggtatacagagatgtcCAGTTTACAGagaagtatagagtgcagtgatgtgtcctataaggagcattagtggcaaatctgatggccgaatggtaaagaacatctagccgctcgagagcacccttacctgccgatctataaattataaATCTATAaatctctgtaatctagcatgggtagaatggtcatctgaatcagggttagattggcagctggggagagagaggggcgattacgatagaggaaaccaagtctagatttatccttatgtcacgccctgaccatagagaaccttttattctctatgttggttaggccggggtgtgactagggtgtggtgggtaatctaggttgttttatttctatgttggcctggtatggttctcaatcagaggcagctgtttatcgttgtctctgattggggatcatatttaggcagccatttccccactgtgttttgtgggatcttgttaatgtgtagttgcctgtgagcatgCCATAGCGGCATGTATCGGTTGTGGTTTATTGTTTTGTGCGGTTCACATCAATATGTGGAACCCATatcatgctgcgctttggtccgaatgTTCTTACGACGATTGTGacaccttagcctgcagctttgatatgtgctgagagaagggcAGTGTACCTAGCCATACACCCAAATACTTGTATGAGGTGGCTACCTCAAGCTCTacaccctcagaggtagtaagtATACcgatggggagaggggcattctttttaccaaaccacatgacctttgttttgtagGTGTtgagaacaaggttaagggcagagaaagcttgatGGAGACTaaaaaagctttgttgtagagcgtttaacacaaaatccagggaggggccagttgagtataagactgtatcatctgcatataaatggatgagagcttcctactgtctgagctatgttgtt
Encoded here:
- the zgc:56622 gene encoding aldose reductase-related protein 2 isoform X2 → MEVSTSVVRTVELNDGTRMPLLGLGTWKSSSSAAVCQSAVEAAIAAGYRHIDTAYSYCNEVEISKALRSKMQQGIIQRQDMYVVSKLCNTHHATHDIPLCLNKSLSDLQLDYLDLYLIHFPVGLKKVDDELFPMRDGEMLTTDIDYLDVWKGMEALQASGKVKSIGVSNFNVLQLERLLSVAKVPPAVNQVELHPYLVQSDLVDFCKSRNITLTAYSPLGSPGRPKEFHCGDTDPEKLLEDPVVGDVAKKHRRSPAQVLLRYHVQQGIAVIPKSVKPNHILENTKIFDFSLTEEDMSALRGLNRGWKSCIIDS
- the zgc:56622 gene encoding aldose reductase-related protein 2 isoform X1: MEVSTSVVRTVELNDGTRMPLLGLGTWKSSSSAAVCQSAVEAAIAAGYRHIDTAYSYCNEVEISKALRSKMQQGIIQRQDMYVVSKLCNTHHATHDIPLCLNKSLSDLQLDYLDLYLIHFPVGLKKVDDELFPMRDGEMLTTDIDYLDVWKGMEALQASGKVKSIGVSNFNVLQLERLLSVAKVPPAVNQVELHPYLVQSDLVDFCKSRNITLTAYSPLGSPGRPKEFHCGDTDPEKLLEDPVVGDVAKKHRRSPAQVLLRYHVQQGIAVIPKSVKPNHILENTKIFDFSLTEEDMSALRGLNRGWKSCIIDSLKSHPYYPFE